cttctctctgcgcaagCAGCTTCCCCGCGATGCAACGCCAGATTTGTTCTCTCTTCAGCACTCTTCTCTCCAGGCATTCTACGTGGGTCTCTGCGAACTCGCTGGCTGTCCTCTCTTCGCGTTGCCTGCAGACGGCATTCTCGTGGGCACCCTCTGCccacgctgcctcgctccgcgccctccactCTCGTCAGCGCCCGTTTCAGCTTCTCCGCCGTTTTCTGCATCGCGGCCTGTCGCTgattcttcttccgccgcccctgcctcgctgccgtcgcccggcgccgcatcACCTGCCTCTTCACGACGcgcttcatcttcttcctctccgcttcctagcgagcggccgccgtgcgcggcgtgcggcgcagTTTATGTACAGCTGATGACCGACGAAATGCTGAACACGCCTCTGGACTTCTTTGAGGGCTCCGTGTTCGAGGAGGGCTTTCCGCCGCAAGCTCTGCCgcttgctgccgctgcgatGCACGCGCCAGAACGGATCTCGCGACCTTTTCCGCACGGTAacacagcgaggagacgtcTGCGTCCCAAAGACTCCCACCATCGAAACGGAGACAAAGGAGGGCTGCCATGCCGCGTGCGTGCGCGATTAATTTCGGCTTTATCTAGTACCTAACCAAGTCTCTCTGTACGCGTACGGTGCTGACAaacccatatatatatatatatatatatatatatatatatatatatatatatatatatatatatatatatatatactgcTGACaacatagatatatatatatatatatatatactgctgacaacatatatatatatatatatatatatatatatactgcTGACaaacatatgtatacatgtgcTGCTGAcaaagatatatatatatatatatatatatatacagagagagcggcgtctgcggccagcgcgttcgccgcgcagTGAGCTTGGCAGCGCCCAGCCTGCGCTGCCTTTCTCGGCttgccgcagcagcttgcgtctctctgtgtgtctgtaCCCGCGTTTTAATTGTGCAGAAGTGAATACAGAATCCAACACAGTTGCCTGCCATTGTCCCTTTTTCCGCGTCAACGCACTTTGAGTAGCGAGACAGCAGATCCAGTGCGCCAAGCGAAATGTGCATACGTTGCAGCAGATATTTTCGCCGGGCTGCTGTTCTGCCGGTGTATAGATACTCGCGTTTACTGTTTGCCCTGTCTCTACCTTTCTCAGGCCTTACAGCTGAAGCCTTGGCGGCGCTTGACTCAACAAGCGCGAGCCAATATTGGCATGTCCTCCCCTTTCATCAgcagcgaagcagccgcgacggcagcagcaggagcctctctccgccgtcctctccctcatctgcttctctctcttctcgagGCGACCCGCCCGCGGTCTTGCCTTCTGCCTCGAACTGCCTTGCAGACtgggcgccttcgtcgctacgcccgcctgcgtcttcacAGTGCAGTCTCGCCGTGCTGCCGGAGGAAACCGCGCAGGCGTgtgaagaggcagaggccgcagaaggccgctctcggcgagtggcgccgccgcggggccgTGGGAGGCGACAcactgcgtgcgcggctgaGTGGAATGCCTGGAAGAACAAGCCGCGCAGTCGAGAGTCGAAGGCCAAAGTGCCGCGGAACTTGGCCGTCGCGAACGTCTGCTCgcccttcctccgcttcgcctgcgaccCCAAGAGCGTCAcaacgacggcgaggaaccTTGAAAGGCTTTCAACTTCCGAGAACGGcaacgcagacgcggacggTGCTTCCACCGCGCTGGAGGGGAAAAACGAGAAAGGCCCTGGCatagagggagagaagagcaaACACACCACCGAGGCGCTTCGAGATGGAGGGCGCgatgccgcggcagccgctaGGAGACACAGCGCTGGGAAGCGCCaccggcgaagagaggaggcggacgacggTGGAGAAGAGAGCGCAGAGATGTATACAGAGGAGGCCGAAGAGATCCCTgagaacgaaggcgagggaagAGAAGAGCCTGTGATtggcgccgcttcgcgcaAGTCGCCGCGTTCGTCAGTCTCTTCACCCTGGACCCTAGCTGGCAGCGAGACTAGCCGCGCAACTCAAAATGGATTCAGCCCGGTTGAGCGTCTTTTTCACTCCTCGCTGGGAGACAAGGCAGAAAAAGGCGGTCTCGTCTCCCCGTCTGTGTCGCTGTGTTCagatctctctctctccgctgtgccctcgccctccgctgagggtgacgaggcagaagagactgCTGAGTCTTTTCGAATTTCTGCATGTGGCGTGCCGCCCGTTTCTAGGTCTTCAATGAAGCGAGCGTTTCCCCGCTGGCGATCTTTCGCTCCCTCGGACTGCGCTTCCTTTTCGTCTGGGTTTTCAACGACAGCCTTCGCGCCGGTTTCAACGCGTgggtctctgccgcgcccctccgcaGACTGCTCGCCCGCCTTTTCGTCCTTCCGTTCTTCAGATCGGTGGAGTTCTTCGCGGGTTCTCGCCTCTAAGGCGTGCAGTCTGGTGTCgcgggcgtccgcgtcgtctttctCGCTCCTGGCTTGCGATTGTCGCGCGAACTCGAACTCGAGGAGAGCGCCGTGCGGCTCCTCCTCAGGCTTTCGTGAGGCCTCGCGGATCTGCGAGGGGGCGATCTTGCCGCCAGGCTTATGCGCGTCTCCCAAGCCTTCtacgcgcctcgccgcggctccttacgccccttcgcgcccgccctccGTCGCAGACCCTCCGGATGCTTCCCCTGCATGCCGAAAGGGATCCACGGGCTTCAGCCGGCTAGTAAAGGCGACCTAGGGCTATTTGTCATTTGCCCTTTTATCGCGAGCGGGCTCGAGTAACGCGCCCTCGCTTCGGCTGCTCTCGCCTGCATCTCCGCCGGTCTCTCCAGCTATAAGCTAATATGTATCGTGTAGGGCGGTGTGGCTAGCCTTATAcgtacctaaccagttgaagACGCGTATGCAAATAAACTTCTGTTCAAAAAAACGGCAACCGTGACGCTTCCAACGCAGACCTCCCCCCCCTTCAGAAAACCCGCGCGCCTATCCCGTTCTCTGACCTCAGTCCATATATGCCGGCAGCCGTGGAGGCGCAAGATGCGCGTCCGCTTGTCCCTTTtctccgcgcttcgcctgcgttctcgccttcttctccgcctgtcaggcgcctccgctggccGTGAGTGACGAATACGCTTTTGCCAACATCCGGCAGAGAAATGAAATGAAGACGTGGAAGCCCTTTtcccgcatgcagcgcgtgcatctcttcgcctctcacTTCTCTCGCTCCTGTTCGCCCTTTTGAGGTTTCTTGCGTCTCATCTCCTTTGGCCTTCTTTTCCGGCTTTACTTTCACACAGACGACACAAGACGCACAAGCGTCAGATGGGCACACCGTCTGCTGCATAGACACCAAGAGAGGGCCTAGACTCCTCTCGAGCCTCCGCTGAACTCGCTGACAGGTTGTTTGGAGGTCATACGGCTTCTCTTCCACTGGTATCTCATGTGTAACGACATCGATGCATCAGGCGACCGCATGGTCAGGCGACATCTTACCGCGCTCCACGGTCTGGCCTCTTCGGGA
This portion of the Besnoitia besnoiti strain Bb-Ger1 chromosome VII, whole genome shotgun sequence genome encodes:
- a CDS encoding hypothetical protein (encoded by transcript BESB_080170) codes for the protein MQNSTRASMGLADGVYVPLGGGEKLQGEGIYAGSIARGQKKISKQNPIPVHWIGEKQNNVEAVVLFSSLTTPQRPAFASRRVFQLLLCKQVDFFIVDLNADIGSDAPDSRFVAAWRRRGLLPLRPDVSPPAPAVPQVFVDGVPLGDDSALQDLEDLGELNGILVGTLCPRCLAPRPPLSSAPVSASPPFSASRPVADSSSAAPASLPSPGAASPASSRRASSSSSPLPSERPPCAACGAVYVQLMTDEMLNTPLDFFEGSVFEEGFPPQALPLAAAAMHAPERISRPFPHGLTAEALAALDSTSASQYWHVLPFHQQRSSRDGSSRSLSPPSSPSSASLSSRGDPPAVLPSASNCLADWAPSSLRPPASSQCSLAVLPEETAQACEEAEAAEGRSRRVAPPRGRGRRHTACAAEWNAWKNKPRSRESKAKVPRNLAVANVCSPFLRFACDPKSVTTTARNLERLSTSENGNADADGASTALEGKNEKGPGIEGEKSKHTTEALRDGGRDAAAAARRHSAGKRHRRREEADDGGEESAEMYTEEAEEIPENEGEGREEPVIGAASRKSPRSSVSSPWTLAGSETSRATQNGFSPVERLFHSSLGDKAEKGGLVSPSVSLCSDLSLSAVPSPSAEGDEAEETAESFRISACGVPPVSRSSMKRAFPRWRSFAPSDCASFSSGFSTTAFAPVSTRGSLPRPSADCSPAFSSFRSSDRWSSSRVLASKACSLVSRASASSFSLLACDCRANSNSRRAPCGSSSGFREASRICEGAILPPGLCASPKPSTRLAAAPYAPSRPPSVADPPDASPACRKGSTGFSRLVKAT